In Pseudobdellovibrionaceae bacterium, the following proteins share a genomic window:
- a CDS encoding LysR family transcriptional regulator, translating to MDLTRLRYFLTLADTGHLRQAADLLALSPPALSKAIQLLEDEMGQPLTRRVGRGIELTRVGKDLASQARPLVERILQLPESLRHQQSTGAPLRIGTFEVFSTHLLRYLPDSTGEGSPMEIHELIPGELEQALIEDRIDLGLTYLPIPQAHLLYKKVGRVQMGAYSANKGFAHQHWTEWPFAIPIQQISGAPTKVRGLDGWPDDRLLRRIQYRVTLMESALELCRQGKAVAYLPDLVVHHHNQRCRAQFRLHSLLLPPLGISRQQEVYALMRADDLPHLSHIILKIKEVLGSVVARG from the coding sequence ATGGATCTGACCCGACTTCGCTATTTTTTGACTCTCGCCGACACCGGCCACCTCAGGCAGGCGGCCGATCTCTTGGCCCTATCCCCTCCGGCTCTCTCCAAGGCCATCCAGCTTTTGGAGGATGAAATGGGCCAGCCCCTGACCCGGAGAGTGGGGCGCGGTATTGAGCTCACCCGGGTGGGAAAGGATTTGGCCTCCCAGGCTCGCCCACTGGTGGAACGGATCCTCCAACTCCCGGAGAGCCTTCGTCACCAACAGTCCACGGGAGCCCCCTTAAGAATTGGCACCTTTGAGGTCTTCTCCACCCACCTATTGAGATATCTTCCCGACAGCACGGGCGAAGGATCGCCAATGGAAATCCATGAGTTGATCCCTGGCGAGCTGGAACAGGCTCTCATCGAAGACCGAATTGATCTCGGCCTGACCTATCTGCCCATTCCCCAAGCCCATCTGCTCTACAAAAAAGTCGGACGGGTACAAATGGGAGCCTACTCGGCCAACAAAGGCTTTGCTCACCAACATTGGACAGAGTGGCCCTTTGCCATTCCTATTCAACAGATCAGTGGCGCCCCCACCAAAGTCAGAGGGCTCGATGGATGGCCCGATGATAGACTGCTTCGCCGAATTCAGTACCGGGTGACGCTGATGGAGTCCGCTCTGGAACTCTGTCGACAAGGGAAGGCTGTGGCCTACTTACCAGATTTGGTCGTCCACCACCACAATCAGCGCTGTCGAGCCCAATTTCGATTACATAGCCTTCTTCTGCCTCCACTGGGGATCAGTCGCCAACAAGAGGTTTATGCTCTAATGAGGGCCGACGACCTTCCCCATCTCTCTCATATCATCTTAAAAATCAAGGAAGTCTTAGGCAGCGTCGTGGCTCGAGGCTGA
- a CDS encoding nitroreductase family protein — translation MNPVMSQIRKHRSIRKYEPRDVPEALLQEVLQAGIRASSSGNMQAYSIIVTRDPKLREKLYEPHFEQSMVREAPVLLTFCADFHRMRSWLRLRDAPMNFDNPMSFMIAAIDAILVSQNVALAAESVGLGICYMGTTLANCDKIGDLLSCPSHVVPVVGFSLGYPAEDPEMRDRLPHDLLVHQETYRDRSDEEVLEGYRDRESQGWNRYMSDPELRQRVEGAQVSNLAQVYTKLKYTRESHLGYSETVKKYLRRQGFVSG, via the coding sequence ATGAATCCGGTGATGTCGCAGATTCGTAAGCACCGGTCGATTCGCAAATATGAGCCTCGGGATGTTCCCGAGGCTCTCTTGCAGGAGGTCTTGCAGGCAGGAATTCGTGCTTCGTCCTCGGGAAACATGCAGGCTTATTCGATCATCGTGACCCGGGACCCTAAATTGAGGGAGAAACTCTACGAGCCTCACTTTGAGCAGTCGATGGTGAGAGAGGCGCCCGTCCTCCTGACCTTCTGCGCGGACTTTCATCGCATGCGCAGTTGGTTGAGGCTTCGGGATGCCCCCATGAACTTTGACAATCCGATGAGTTTCATGATTGCCGCCATTGATGCCATTCTGGTTTCACAAAATGTGGCGTTGGCCGCGGAGTCTGTGGGTTTGGGAATCTGCTATATGGGAACGACCCTCGCCAATTGTGACAAGATTGGCGATCTGCTTAGTTGCCCCTCTCACGTGGTGCCGGTGGTTGGATTTTCTCTTGGTTACCCGGCAGAAGACCCGGAGATGAGGGATCGACTACCCCATGACCTCCTGGTGCATCAGGAGACCTACCGGGATCGGTCGGATGAGGAGGTTCTGGAAGGTTACCGGGATCGTGAGAGCCAGGGCTGGAATCGATATATGAGTGATCCCGAGCTGCGGCAACGGGTAGAAGGTGCGCAAGTCAGTAATTTGGCTCAGGTCTACACCAAGCTCAAATACACAAGGGAGTCTCATCTCGGCTACTCCGAGACAGTGAAGAAATACCTCCGGCGGCAGGGCTTTGTCTCAGGATGA
- a CDS encoding sel1 repeat family protein yields MQKLIQCYLGLDLKKQRYVVGTLFTVSVTLGWSLAFALNWLWMASFPHDIRDVPRKAVAAPSSPLKRGPASVGGVRDKELTESVARVFAGSVDPAKIEEVKSLELAFWKVVGRWADRLLDPQLAIEVKRECQLNFQSSQCYNSREKVLLQIRDNLKGAQATLFECELGDAYFRSGSKVLSCANSAIGPEKEYPREVVVILERACSDGDASSCFALGHRYFQQFKDQMARSYFNKGCKQGDTKNCFALAELYRWQGMTEKSLPLLRKLCQTRDKWRGWSCFSLASAEMDVNKNAVMAKESLRMSCNNFEPAGCYQLASMMTNEGRGNELEIHRVLTQGCFRQKGLYGFNPLPCWNLLELRKVHFDGAGVGQVVQFMLKSGSYHPPDTEDLADAKGNRSLAPLVSLMKQDMRMKRLYSCGRAYYALISFGTGAEAHMESYNWCRGQIEVELENQYEFRDMGIFRRYYLYQ; encoded by the coding sequence TTGCAAAAACTCATTCAATGCTATTTGGGTCTTGATCTCAAGAAACAACGCTATGTCGTGGGCACACTGTTCACGGTATCGGTGACCCTTGGTTGGTCTCTGGCTTTTGCCCTTAATTGGCTGTGGATGGCCAGCTTTCCTCACGACATACGAGATGTTCCCCGGAAGGCTGTGGCTGCCCCCAGCTCGCCATTGAAACGCGGGCCAGCCTCGGTGGGGGGCGTTCGGGACAAAGAGTTGACTGAAAGTGTTGCCCGGGTCTTTGCCGGCTCGGTTGATCCGGCTAAAATTGAGGAAGTCAAATCCCTGGAGTTGGCCTTTTGGAAAGTCGTTGGCCGCTGGGCTGATCGCCTACTGGATCCCCAGTTGGCGATTGAGGTAAAGCGTGAGTGTCAGCTCAACTTTCAATCCAGCCAGTGTTACAACTCCCGGGAAAAGGTTCTTTTGCAGATCAGAGACAACCTAAAGGGTGCTCAGGCGACTCTTTTTGAATGCGAGTTGGGTGACGCCTACTTTAGGTCAGGATCAAAAGTTTTGTCCTGTGCGAATTCGGCGATAGGACCGGAAAAAGAATATCCCCGGGAAGTGGTAGTGATATTGGAGAGAGCCTGTAGCGATGGAGATGCCTCCAGTTGCTTTGCTCTCGGTCATCGCTATTTTCAGCAGTTTAAAGATCAAATGGCTCGCTCTTACTTTAACAAAGGGTGCAAGCAAGGGGATACGAAAAATTGCTTTGCCTTGGCGGAACTTTACAGGTGGCAAGGGATGACTGAGAAGTCCCTGCCCTTACTGCGCAAGCTGTGTCAGACCCGGGATAAATGGAGAGGCTGGAGCTGTTTTTCCCTGGCATCAGCCGAGATGGATGTGAATAAAAACGCAGTGATGGCCAAAGAGTCTTTGCGCATGAGCTGTAACAATTTTGAGCCTGCCGGCTGTTACCAATTGGCCAGTATGATGACCAACGAAGGCCGGGGTAATGAGTTGGAAATTCACAGGGTTTTGACTCAAGGCTGTTTCAGACAAAAGGGCCTTTACGGATTCAATCCCTTGCCCTGCTGGAATTTGCTTGAGTTGCGCAAGGTCCACTTTGATGGGGCTGGCGTTGGCCAAGTGGTTCAGTTTATGTTGAAAAGCGGCAGTTACCACCCCCCCGACACTGAGGATCTGGCAGATGCCAAAGGCAATCGGAGCCTTGCCCCTCTGGTCTCCCTAATGAAACAGGACATGAGGATGAAACGTCTGTATTCCTGTGGGCGAGCCTACTATGCTCTTATTTCTTTTGGCACTGGGGCCGAAGCCCATATGGAAAGCTATAATTGGTGCAGAGGACAAATCGAGGTTGAGCTGGAGAATCAGTACGAGTTTCGCGATATGGGGATCTTTCGCCGCTACTATCTTTATCAGTGA
- a CDS encoding DUF1304 domain-containing protein, giving the protein MIKTALVAFVSVQHFLFLILEAFLWTKPIGRKIFRLSQEDADKTKAMGQNQGLYNGFLAAGLAWSLLHPQETTALELQVFFLSCVVLAGVIGAMTVSWRILVIQSLPALLALLLIWL; this is encoded by the coding sequence ATGATCAAAACCGCTCTCGTTGCTTTTGTCTCTGTCCAACACTTCCTGTTTCTGATTCTTGAGGCCTTTTTGTGGACCAAGCCGATTGGTCGCAAGATCTTCAGATTGAGCCAAGAGGATGCAGACAAGACAAAAGCCATGGGTCAGAACCAGGGTCTTTATAATGGGTTTTTGGCGGCGGGTCTGGCCTGGAGCCTTCTCCACCCTCAAGAAACCACAGCCTTGGAGTTGCAGGTGTTCTTTCTCTCTTGTGTTGTGCTAGCGGGTGTGATTGGGGCAATGACGGTGAGCTGGCGGATCCTGGTGATTCAATCCCTGCCGGCACTGTTGGCCCTTCTCTTGATCTGGCTCTAA
- a CDS encoding PilZ domain-containing protein produces MAKDTEDPNKKDYLNKITAAERAELLGSVAAMPGLEVDVALTNGDHFKAKCGPLKGSIVEISASVVPEGTVPGSVGVSFVLNLSKYLVKSSLQWTEQGRWFLDLRGDFYLVQRRKNFRVDVPIHIVPKVALRQINRPEKEILARMLNISLGGCFLEIEGSSQALQQEAQIQVTMTVEGGKVVPLNAVVRRVTRAPEDPKKYRLGVEFGKLNSFEESRVNEVVMKCYRLTNRFGARLKNS; encoded by the coding sequence ATGGCGAAGGACACCGAAGATCCCAACAAAAAAGACTATTTGAACAAGATCACGGCCGCTGAGCGGGCGGAACTTCTTGGTTCTGTGGCGGCTATGCCGGGACTGGAAGTGGACGTGGCCTTGACCAACGGGGATCATTTCAAAGCCAAGTGTGGTCCACTCAAAGGCTCCATCGTCGAAATCAGTGCCAGTGTCGTTCCCGAGGGGACGGTGCCTGGATCGGTTGGTGTTTCCTTTGTCCTAAATCTGAGTAAATATTTAGTTAAGTCCTCTCTTCAATGGACGGAACAGGGGCGATGGTTTTTGGATTTGCGTGGGGATTTTTATTTGGTGCAGAGGCGAAAGAACTTTCGCGTTGATGTGCCTATCCACATTGTTCCAAAAGTTGCCCTTCGCCAGATCAACCGACCAGAAAAAGAGATTCTCGCTCGTATGTTGAACATCAGCTTAGGGGGGTGCTTTCTCGAGATTGAAGGCAGCTCCCAGGCCTTACAACAAGAAGCCCAGATTCAAGTCACCATGACTGTGGAAGGCGGCAAGGTGGTACCTCTCAATGCTGTCGTCAGGCGTGTCACTCGCGCTCCTGAAGATCCCAAGAAGTATCGACTGGGTGTTGAGTTTGGAAAACTCAACAGCTTTGAAGAGTCACGAGTCAACGAAGTGGTGATGAAGTGCTATCGCCTCACCAATCGCTTTGGTGCCCGCCTCAAAAATAGCTAA
- a CDS encoding TonB-dependent receptor produces MEWMKLRLILGVLLLSVFAAGGVQAQDSDDLSEMTLSDLLNLNVQSASKKVEPLSEAPVPITVITKEMIQAAGVRNVHEAVIMFVPGYTDVEDRNELNFAPRGIYASSQQKVLIMVNGHRINSRSYLTAMPDYGIALHNVERIEVLRGPGSSLYGNVALAGVINLITQKGKDLAGKSTMEVAGGNHGQRRLRFLTGDGGDNWDMLAWGQYYRAAGEIYELDGNEKYNTGKTGEIRIDGVDEQPSHDVGMTYKSGKMTLFAASRRSQWIEPYGSGNNPYDYESYRVFDEAGPGLGITHRHVGLTYEDEAGDGWNWSVNPYADTATISGILATNTGGGSSIHWQEEDIGLVAQVNKDYEAAGGTGTFLAGIQVDAFELTDSVLVGYSGHDYSTIDTTATQLLGTGSEAIYSAFFQAKHRFSDQFILNAGARYDLKNRKTLDNTTNLSPRLALIYLPDDTWEYKLSYSQSFVDAPYWYRYTTLSTFAGAESLEPELLDAIQLQVVWKSSDKRFRNATTIYHQNGKDLVSRQPVGPPFYTNTGKLTSIGLENEFGWVENKYQTFFNFQYYKAQDDEEYFRSDDKFDHVPQLTANVIFNYWFNKDLMMNLTLQHVGSQIFDDGSNNDVDVDAATTFNLGVRWNDIWNGMYLDARGYNITDAERYQGGQNNTQIPFRQAGAWYMATVGMNF; encoded by the coding sequence ATGGAATGGATGAAGCTTAGGCTCATCCTGGGTGTGCTTCTGCTTTCCGTTTTTGCGGCGGGCGGTGTGCAAGCTCAGGACTCAGACGACCTTTCAGAGATGACCCTCTCTGATCTTCTTAACCTTAACGTACAGTCTGCTTCCAAAAAGGTGGAACCTTTGAGTGAAGCCCCAGTGCCCATCACTGTGATCACCAAAGAAATGATCCAGGCCGCCGGTGTACGCAATGTGCACGAAGCGGTTATCATGTTTGTGCCGGGTTATACGGATGTGGAAGACCGCAATGAGCTGAACTTTGCTCCGCGGGGGATTTACGCCAGCTCTCAGCAAAAAGTGCTGATCATGGTGAATGGTCACCGCATCAACTCCCGCTCTTATCTGACCGCCATGCCCGACTACGGAATTGCCCTGCACAATGTGGAGCGCATCGAGGTTCTGCGTGGACCTGGATCGTCGTTATACGGAAACGTGGCCTTGGCCGGGGTGATCAACTTGATCACCCAAAAAGGTAAAGACCTGGCAGGCAAGAGCACCATGGAAGTGGCTGGCGGTAACCATGGCCAGCGTCGTCTGCGCTTCTTAACTGGAGACGGTGGCGACAACTGGGACATGTTGGCTTGGGGCCAGTACTACCGTGCCGCCGGTGAAATTTATGAGTTGGATGGGAATGAGAAGTACAACACCGGCAAAACCGGCGAGATCCGCATTGATGGAGTCGATGAGCAGCCTTCGCACGATGTGGGGATGACCTATAAATCAGGCAAGATGACTCTTTTCGCTGCTTCTCGCCGCAGCCAATGGATTGAGCCCTACGGCAGCGGCAACAATCCATACGACTATGAATCCTACCGCGTGTTTGACGAAGCGGGTCCGGGATTGGGAATCACCCATCGTCATGTCGGTTTGACCTATGAAGACGAGGCCGGGGATGGCTGGAATTGGTCGGTCAATCCGTACGCAGATACGGCGACGATCAGCGGTATTCTCGCCACCAATACTGGCGGTGGGTCTTCGATTCACTGGCAGGAAGAAGACATTGGATTGGTCGCTCAGGTCAACAAAGACTATGAAGCCGCCGGTGGAACTGGAACATTCCTGGCGGGAATCCAGGTCGATGCTTTTGAGCTGACGGACTCAGTGCTGGTTGGCTATTCAGGACACGATTATTCAACTATCGACACCACCGCCACGCAGCTGTTGGGAACGGGTTCGGAAGCCATTTACTCGGCTTTCTTTCAAGCTAAGCATCGCTTTAGCGATCAATTCATTCTCAATGCCGGCGCTCGTTATGACCTGAAAAACCGCAAGACTCTGGATAACACCACCAACTTGAGCCCTCGTCTGGCCCTGATTTACCTGCCGGATGACACTTGGGAATACAAGTTGTCCTATTCTCAGTCTTTCGTGGATGCGCCCTATTGGTACCGCTACACCACCTTATCAACCTTCGCTGGAGCCGAAAGCTTGGAGCCGGAACTGTTGGATGCCATTCAGCTTCAGGTAGTTTGGAAATCCAGCGACAAGCGATTCCGTAACGCCACCACCATTTACCACCAAAATGGTAAAGACTTGGTGAGCCGTCAGCCAGTTGGTCCTCCTTTTTACACCAATACAGGTAAGCTGACCAGCATTGGTCTTGAGAACGAGTTTGGTTGGGTGGAGAATAAGTACCAAACATTCTTCAACTTCCAATACTACAAGGCTCAGGATGATGAGGAGTACTTCCGTTCGGACGACAAGTTCGATCACGTACCTCAGCTCACAGCCAATGTGATTTTTAACTACTGGTTTAACAAAGATCTGATGATGAACCTCACTCTTCAGCACGTGGGCTCTCAGATCTTTGATGACGGTAGCAACAATGATGTGGACGTGGATGCAGCCACCACCTTTAACTTAGGTGTGCGCTGGAACGACATCTGGAACGGCATGTATCTGGATGCTCGTGGCTACAATATAACTGATGCCGAACGTTATCAGGGTGGGCAGAATAATACCCAGATTCCGTTTCGGCAGGCGGGGGCTTGGTATATGGCCACCGTCGGCATGAACTTCTAA
- the msrA gene encoding peptide-methionine (S)-S-oxide reductase MsrA, with amino-acid sequence MKSKYLIGLSNIAFLLAFALPSLGGDKPVLKKAIFAGGCFWCMEPPFEKEPGVQKVISGYIGGKIKNPSYEQVSSGGTGHTEAVIIEYDANKVSYERLLEIFWRQIDPTDSGGQFVDRGSQYRSGIYPLDEEQKQAAEKSKKDLAASGQFKKPILTEIVMADTFYPAEDYHQDYYKKNPIRYKFYRNGSGRDQFLNLAWKADKTKAATKMETAKMPTQNWTKPSKADLKKQLSPMQFKVTQEEGTEPPFKNEFWDNKAEGIYVDIVSGEPLFSSKDKYKSGTGWPSFTKPIVETNIVEKKDRKLFMVRTEVRSKMGDSHLGHVFDDGPPPTGLRYCINSASLKFIPKEKLTEAGYSQYMDLFK; translated from the coding sequence ATGAAGTCCAAATATCTAATTGGTTTATCAAATATTGCATTCCTGCTAGCCTTTGCCCTACCCAGCCTGGGAGGAGATAAGCCTGTGCTTAAGAAAGCTATTTTTGCCGGCGGTTGCTTTTGGTGTATGGAGCCGCCCTTTGAAAAAGAGCCAGGAGTGCAAAAGGTAATCTCTGGCTACATCGGGGGAAAGATCAAAAACCCCAGTTATGAACAGGTCTCATCAGGCGGCACGGGACACACCGAAGCCGTGATCATTGAATATGATGCCAATAAAGTCAGTTACGAGAGACTGCTGGAGATCTTTTGGCGACAAATTGATCCCACTGATTCCGGAGGACAATTTGTCGACCGTGGCAGCCAGTATCGATCAGGAATCTATCCTTTGGATGAAGAACAAAAACAGGCGGCGGAAAAATCCAAGAAAGACTTGGCCGCTTCGGGTCAGTTCAAAAAACCGATTCTCACAGAAATCGTCATGGCCGACACCTTTTACCCGGCCGAAGACTACCATCAGGACTATTACAAAAAAAATCCCATTCGTTACAAGTTCTACCGCAACGGCTCGGGAAGGGATCAGTTTTTGAACCTCGCATGGAAAGCGGACAAAACCAAAGCTGCGACCAAAATGGAGACCGCCAAGATGCCCACACAGAACTGGACAAAACCCTCTAAAGCTGACCTTAAAAAACAGTTGTCCCCCATGCAGTTTAAGGTGACCCAGGAAGAGGGTACCGAGCCCCCTTTTAAAAATGAGTTTTGGGACAACAAAGCCGAAGGCATCTATGTGGACATAGTCTCGGGAGAGCCCTTGTTCAGCTCTAAAGATAAATACAAATCCGGCACTGGCTGGCCCAGCTTTACCAAACCCATTGTCGAAACTAACATTGTGGAGAAAAAGGACCGTAAGCTCTTTATGGTGCGCACAGAAGTGCGGTCAAAGATGGGCGACAGCCACTTGGGCCACGTCTTTGACGATGGCCCCCCGCCCACCGGCCTCCGCTACTGCATCAACTCGGCCTCTCTCAAGTTTATCCCCAAAGAGAAACTCACCGAAGCGGGCTATTCCCAATACATGGACCTCTTCAAGTAA
- a CDS encoding ankyrin repeat domain-containing protein, whose amino-acid sequence MASMKGDLSTVKSLVSGGVDVNSATDKGLTPLMMASLKGSVEVVEFLLGNQAEVDKKDATGMTALMAASKQGHLPVVKILVEKGASLDSSSSQGLTALCLAAMDGRLNVVKYLVSKNANVNAKDSAGMTPLGFANAGSHRDVASFLSANGAK is encoded by the coding sequence ATGGCTTCCATGAAAGGGGATCTCTCCACCGTAAAGTCCCTGGTTTCAGGTGGAGTGGATGTGAACTCGGCAACTGATAAGGGACTCACTCCTTTGATGATGGCATCTCTAAAGGGCAGTGTGGAAGTGGTGGAGTTTTTGTTGGGGAACCAGGCTGAGGTGGACAAAAAAGACGCGACTGGCATGACCGCCTTGATGGCTGCCTCAAAGCAAGGGCACCTGCCTGTGGTTAAGATTTTGGTGGAAAAAGGAGCGTCGCTGGATTCCTCAAGTAGCCAAGGCTTAACAGCCCTGTGTTTGGCTGCGATGGATGGACGTTTGAACGTAGTGAAGTATTTGGTCTCCAAAAATGCCAACGTCAATGCCAAGGATTCAGCAGGCATGACTCCTCTTGGATTTGCCAATGCCGGATCTCATCGTGATGTGGCTTCCTTCCTCTCGGCCAATGGGGCAAAGTAG
- the amrA gene encoding AmmeMemoRadiSam system protein A, which produces MSEQILSQEDRSRLLKLARQAIQNRLDGGISEIEIEDQSLVLQTSGASFVTLRIDDQLRGCIGSLQAYRPLAVDVWENAQAAAFHDPRFSQLKAAELAHLKIEISVLSPPQPLPVENEEDLLSKIRPGIDGLILTSGSRRATFLPAVWESLPDPKEFLYHLKLKAGMGPNEWPEDIEFETYGSTSFAE; this is translated from the coding sequence ATGAGTGAACAAATACTGAGTCAGGAAGACAGGTCTCGGCTGTTAAAACTCGCCCGCCAGGCCATTCAGAACCGTCTGGATGGCGGAATATCTGAAATTGAAATCGAAGATCAGTCTCTTGTTCTCCAAACTTCAGGTGCGAGCTTCGTGACTCTCAGAATTGATGATCAACTCCGAGGTTGCATTGGCAGCCTTCAAGCCTATCGACCTTTGGCAGTTGATGTGTGGGAAAACGCCCAAGCCGCGGCCTTTCATGATCCACGTTTTTCTCAGCTAAAAGCCGCTGAACTGGCTCATCTTAAGATTGAAATTTCTGTCCTCAGCCCACCACAACCCTTGCCTGTGGAGAATGAAGAAGACCTACTAAGCAAGATACGCCCGGGCATTGATGGACTCATTCTCACTTCGGGCTCACGGCGCGCCACTTTTTTGCCTGCTGTATGGGAAAGCCTGCCTGACCCCAAGGAGTTCCTTTATCACCTCAAACTCAAGGCCGGAATGGGCCCAAATGAGTGGCCTGAGGACATTGAATTCGAAACCTACGGGTCCACTTCTTTTGCAGAATAG
- the amrB gene encoding AmmeMemoRadiSam system protein B, translating into MEHVRQPAVAGAFYPSSPELIRAQIQEFMGLAAEVQWQAKALVVPHAGYIYSGPIAAQAYQSLTALGSTPSRVILLGPSHRVPVRSMALPSASSFLTPLGSVAIDHQAAKTLGSLEFVELSDEAHAFEHSLEVQLPFLQTILGQDFQILPLVVGHASPEQICQALELVTDKDSLIVVSTDLSHYLSYRLAQSVDQETVSAILKFQSDVIEPNRACGAYPLKGLMKYAQKMGWKPELLDLRNSGDTAGDKDRVVGYGALLYHE; encoded by the coding sequence ATGGAACACGTAAGACAGCCGGCTGTCGCCGGGGCTTTTTATCCTTCCTCACCTGAGCTGATCAGAGCTCAAATTCAAGAATTTATGGGACTTGCCGCCGAGGTACAATGGCAGGCTAAGGCCCTAGTTGTTCCCCATGCAGGTTACATCTACTCTGGACCAATCGCGGCCCAGGCCTATCAGAGTTTAACCGCCCTTGGATCGACACCCTCACGAGTGATCCTTCTTGGCCCCTCCCACCGGGTTCCTGTTCGTAGTATGGCCTTACCAAGTGCAAGTTCTTTTTTGACTCCCCTGGGCAGCGTTGCCATTGATCATCAAGCTGCGAAAACCCTGGGATCTCTGGAATTCGTGGAACTGTCGGATGAAGCCCATGCCTTCGAGCACAGCCTGGAAGTGCAGCTCCCCTTTTTGCAAACCATCCTTGGGCAGGATTTTCAGATTTTGCCTCTGGTCGTGGGTCATGCATCACCGGAGCAAATCTGCCAAGCGCTGGAACTTGTGACTGACAAGGACAGCCTTATCGTGGTGAGTACAGACCTCAGTCACTATCTGTCTTATCGGCTCGCTCAAAGTGTTGATCAAGAAACTGTTTCAGCAATTTTGAAGTTCCAAAGTGATGTCATTGAGCCCAACCGTGCCTGCGGGGCCTATCCTCTCAAGGGGCTGATGAAATACGCTCAAAAAATGGGTTGGAAACCAGAGCTCCTTGATCTACGAAATTCAGGAGACACGGCCGGAGACAAAGACCGGGTGGTTGGCTATGGAGCACTTCTCTACCATGAGTGA
- the amrS gene encoding AmmeMemoRadiSam system radical SAM enzyme, whose translation MSKTTVKGEFWHRMEDGRIQCDLCPRHCQMKEGQRGLCYVRAHQDQQMVLITYGLSSGYCVDPIEKKPLNHFLPGTPVLSFGTAGCNLTCKFCQNWDISKSREMQTLSDSAPPELIARAAENLGCRSIAFTYNDPVIFYEYARDVAIACHQRELKTVAVTAGYITDQARPDFFRHMDAANVDLKGFSEEFYHRLCGGHLQPVLDTLEYLKKETKVWLEITVLLIPGENDSQGELENMTQWIYEKLGPETPVHFSAFHPDYKLRDKERTALETLVRARQTAMRAGLHFVYTGNVHFVEGDTTFCPQCREAVIVRDWYNLLDYQLAGSNCKKCGCQISGVYEQSPGNWGSRRLPVRLADFA comes from the coding sequence ATGAGTAAGACCACAGTGAAAGGTGAATTTTGGCATCGCATGGAGGACGGAAGGATCCAATGTGATCTGTGTCCGCGTCACTGCCAAATGAAAGAAGGCCAAAGAGGCCTTTGCTATGTCAGGGCCCACCAGGACCAACAGATGGTCCTGATCACCTACGGTCTTTCCAGTGGCTACTGCGTCGACCCTATCGAAAAAAAACCTCTCAATCACTTTTTGCCAGGTACCCCTGTGTTGTCCTTTGGCACAGCTGGCTGTAATCTCACCTGCAAATTCTGTCAGAATTGGGATATATCGAAATCGAGAGAGATGCAGACATTGAGTGATTCTGCTCCGCCAGAATTGATTGCCCGGGCGGCGGAAAACCTTGGCTGTCGCTCTATCGCTTTTACTTATAACGATCCGGTCATTTTTTATGAATACGCTCGTGACGTCGCTATTGCCTGCCACCAGCGGGAACTCAAAACAGTTGCTGTGACGGCCGGCTATATAACGGATCAAGCTCGTCCGGACTTTTTTCGCCATATGGATGCGGCCAATGTGGATCTTAAGGGATTTAGCGAGGAGTTTTACCACCGACTCTGTGGCGGGCATTTGCAACCGGTTTTGGATACACTTGAATACCTCAAGAAAGAGACGAAGGTATGGCTGGAAATCACTGTTTTGTTGATCCCTGGAGAAAATGACAGCCAGGGTGAGTTGGAAAATATGACTCAGTGGATTTATGAAAAACTGGGGCCAGAGACCCCTGTGCATTTCAGCGCCTTTCACCCTGATTATAAGCTGCGTGACAAGGAGAGAACGGCTCTTGAGACACTCGTTCGCGCCCGGCAAACGGCGATGCGGGCAGGCCTACATTTTGTTTACACCGGCAATGTACACTTTGTTGAAGGCGACACGACATTCTGCCCTCAGTGCCGCGAGGCTGTGATTGTGAGAGACTGGTATAATCTCCTCGATTACCAATTGGCTGGCAGCAATTGTAAGAAGTGTGGATGTCAGATTTCTGGTGTCTATGAACAGTCTCCAGGGAACTGGGGGTCCAGACGGCTCCCTGTGCGTTTGGCTGACTTTGCCTAA